The Armatimonadota bacterium region CCCCCGGTTGCATCCCGCTGGGGTGCTACTCGCTTCGCTGGATGACGTCGCACAGGTGCAGCAGGTCGTGTGCCACACAGAGCTGTACCTGCTGAAAGATGCTCCACTCACCGAACTCGGGATGCACTCCCGTGCGGTCGCGCGCCTCGGCAGGCAGGTTGCGCAAGTACTGCAATGAACGGCTGCGTACCTCCTGGAATCGTGCTATCCCCTCCTGCACACTGCCTTCGGCAAACCGTCCCTCCGACAGCGCATCGTGAGCATCATAGATGGTGATCTGCGGGTGCTCCTGCTCCGCGATCAGGCGGTAACGCTGATAGAAAGCCTCTTCGACCTCTACCAGATGGTAAAGCAGCTCTCTGGGAGAATAGCGGTCGGGCGAGGGACGTTGTTCCCACCGCTCAGCAGGAATCAGAGCGGCAAGCCTTTGCAAGGCATGAGCCGTCTTTTCCAGTGCTTCCAGACACTCTTCCCACACGTAGGGATGATGCATCCCTTCACCTCCTGGCATGCAGAGTGAACGTCGGATGTTGTCATATACAGCGAGGGCAGGACGAAATCCTGCCCTCGTCATGGTGAATCGCCTCAACCTGACACTCTACGCGAACGCCTGAAGAACGTGCCGACGCCAACGTTAGCACAAGAGACAACCGGAAGAATGCTGTTTTGGACACATTTCCCACCCCACCAATCGAAGGCATTGCTTGGTTAGATAGTTGGGAAAGCTCAATTGTTCCGTGCGTGCGGGTGCTCCCATCGCTAGGCAAAAAGGAACCTGCATGATGCAGAGAGAACGCAGAAAGAAATGTGTCAGGAGGGCAGGTGAGATGTTGGCATTGTGTCTGCTGCTGGCGGTAGGTACAGCAGAGCTGCAGAATGAGTGGGTTACTGTGCGTCCCCCGGATACCGGTGAGGCTCTGGTGAACCCCGGCATGGGCTGGGTTTTGCACTATTACGACAACATCCCTGAACACTACGGCTCCCGACTGGAGCCTTCGGATACGGTGGATGATTTCCCCGGTCTCTCGGTGGTGTATCTACGCATTCCGTGGTCATATATCGAGCCGGAGGAAGGGCGTTTCAACTGGTCGGTGCTGGACACTCCTGCGCAACGCTGGATAGCCAGAGGCAAGCAAATCGCCCTGCGCATCAGCTGCAGCGAGTCGTGGACGCGCTGGGCGACGCCGGAATGGGTGCATCGCGCTGGAGCGAAGGGGTATGACTTCGAACCGGGCGTGGGCGTCAAGGAGGGCGGACCTTACTGGGAACCGGACTACGACGACCCCGTCTTCCTGCAGAAGCTGGAAAACTTTCTGGCAGCACTGGCAAAGCGGTACGATGGCAATCCCGAGGTGGCGTTTATCGACGTGGGTTCGCTGGGCGTGTGGGGTGAGGGACACACTTTCGCCAGCACCCGGCGCAAGATTTCGCCCGAGACGGTGAAGAGGCATATCGACCTGCACCTGAAGTACTTCAAGCGCACGCTTCTGGCGGCGAATGATGATTTCTCCTTTCACGGGGAGGAGACGATAGACTACGCACGAGAGAAGGGCTTGACCCTTCGCGACGATAGTATTCTGGTGCAGGGTGGCGAGAACGCCTACTTCCACGCGGGCATGGCGCAGGCTTTCTGGCGCGAACGACCGGTGATTCTGGAATGCGAACACTACGGACCTTCCAAAGAGCGAGGCTACTGGCAGGACGGGAGCAAGTACCTTCAGGCAGTGGAAGAGTATCATGCCAGCTACGCCTCTATCCACTGGTGGCCCCGCGAGTTCCTTCAGGAGAACCGCGAGCTGATAGACAAAATCCATCGGCGTCTGGGCTACCGCCTGCGGCTGGTGGAAGCTTCATGGCAGAGGCAGGTGAAGGTCGGCGACAGGTGGGAGCTGCGATGGCAATGGAGCAACGTTGGCGTGGCGCCATGCTATCGGGGTGGTTACCCGGCGATCACATGGAAGGACGAAAAGGGCGGTATCGTGGCGGTGCTGGTGGATGAGGGGCTGAATGTGAGAAATCTGCCTGTTGCACTGCCGGATAAAGCGGAGGCTATCGGGAGCCGGGCGAGCTTCGCGCTGCCTTTTCAGCTGAAGCCGGGCGTCTACTCGGTGTATGTTTCGGTGGGCACCCTGACGGGTACACCGGAAATCGCCCTTCCTCTGCCGGGCAACGACGGTCAGAAGCGTTACCTGTTAGGGCAGGTGGAGGTAGTGCCTTAGCATTTGCCTGTTTGCTCGTTTTTGCCTATAATGTACCTGTCAGCGTTAGCAGGTAAGGAGAACAGAGAATGGCTTTGTCTGCACGGGAGATATGGGCACAGGGTGTAGACCGCATGAAGGATAAGATTGTGCTGCCCAGTATGTGGGAAGCACTTGACCATGCGGTGCCGATTACCATAGAGAATGGCGAGTTTGTGGTGGGTTTGCCTTCACAACGATACAGCCTGTCGGGACATCTGCGTAACCCCGGCTATCGCCGCACGATCGAGATTATCCTCTCGGAGTTGGCGGGCGAAGAGGTGCAGTTGCGCATTATCGAGGGCACCACGCTTGCCGATTGGGAGCGTACCAAACAGCGCGAAGCGCTTGCTGCTGTCAGCAGGGAGCAGGAGTACGCCCAGCGACGCAAGCAAGAAGAAGTGGAGCAGTCGTGGGATGCCCTGTACGACCGTATCGTGCGCGCCTACTCGGAACAGCCATATCGCCAGCTCCCACAGGGAAAGGCGGCTTACCTGCAGAAGGCTTTGCAGATGGTGAGCGAGGCGATGGATGATCTGTATCCACAGGGCAGTGATGTGGACGACCTCACGGAACGCAATCTCGCCCGAGTGATTGACCGCATCGCCAACAACATCGGTGCACCGCCTGCACTGGTGGCGTACGAGCTGTTTCGGCTACGTGGTTCCGGGAGCTGACGTTGTCTGACATGCGCTATGACGTTTGCGTATACGGTACCGTCTGTGTAGACCGCATCCGTCGTGTGCAGAGTCTGCCGCCTCCCGGAGGGTATGTGGAAGTGCTGGAGGAGCGGTGGATGCCTGGTGGCGAGGCACTGAACACCGCCGTTGCACTGGCCACGTGGAACGTGCTGGTCGCCCTCGTCCCTAACGCGCTGGGGGAAGATGAACTGGCAGAGCATTTGTGGAACATGCTGACAGCGTATCCCTCGTTAGATTTGCGCTTCCTGCGCCGGCGTCGGGATGTGCGGACGCCCACCTGTGATGTGTATGTCACTCCTGACGGACATCGCACCATGTTCGGCATGGGGTTCGCGCACATGTCCACCGATATCGTTCCCGACCCCGCCTTGCAGGGCGTGAAG contains the following coding sequences:
- a CDS encoding beta-galactosidase; this encodes MLALCLLLAVGTAELQNEWVTVRPPDTGEALVNPGMGWVLHYYDNIPEHYGSRLEPSDTVDDFPGLSVVYLRIPWSYIEPEEGRFNWSVLDTPAQRWIARGKQIALRISCSESWTRWATPEWVHRAGAKGYDFEPGVGVKEGGPYWEPDYDDPVFLQKLENFLAALAKRYDGNPEVAFIDVGSLGVWGEGHTFASTRRKISPETVKRHIDLHLKYFKRTLLAANDDFSFHGEETIDYAREKGLTLRDDSILVQGGENAYFHAGMAQAFWRERPVILECEHYGPSKERGYWQDGSKYLQAVEEYHASYASIHWWPREFLQENRELIDKIHRRLGYRLRLVEASWQRQVKVGDRWELRWQWSNVGVAPCYRGGYPAITWKDEKGGIVAVLVDEGLNVRNLPVALPDKAEAIGSRASFALPFQLKPGVYSVYVSVGTLTGTPEIALPLPGNDGQKRYLLGQVEVVP